The Salinibaculum sp. SYNS191 genome has a window encoding:
- a CDS encoding DUF6684 family protein, with amino-acid sequence MSEKVFDRETLLDLTVNVIPFIILAFFFVAFIVFTPFGFDSVISSIQLAIIALSGIGLMVLTYYSGRAVSKAEKAEEAAAEE; translated from the coding sequence ATGTCAGAGAAAGTGTTCGACCGTGAAACACTGCTCGACCTCACGGTCAACGTCATCCCGTTCATCATCCTGGCGTTCTTTTTCGTGGCGTTCATCGTGTTCACACCCTTTGGATTCGACAGCGTCATCTCCAGCATCCAGCTCGCCATCATCGCCCTCTCCGGCATCGGCCTGATGGTCCTGACCTACTACTCGGGCCGGGCCGTCTCGAAGGCAGAGAAGGCCGAGGAAGCGGCCGCCGAAGAGTAG
- a CDS encoding long-chain-fatty-acid--CoA ligase, whose product MQKPLVVTEFLDRARKYYGDQEAVVATTGERYSYDELAERADRFSAALQEKGIGKGDRVAVLDPNTHYHLEAAYGAMQIGAVHTPLNYRLIPEDYEYILSDAGVDVIVADYDFAEKVEAIRDEVPTETFITNDADAVDGDWESFDDLLAEAGTDYERPEMAEDEIITINYTSGTTGDPKGVCRTHRTETLHAYLVTMYHEITDDDVYLWTLPMFHVNGWGHIYAVTGAGAKHICTRGIDAGEIVDTITSEDVSFLCAAPTVLNQLIDYYNENDEPPMTGDNDVRVTTAGSAPPEATIRDVEDDFGWYLKHLYGATETGPLITISDAKRRINEETRFDIKKRQGMGVHGTDVRVVDEDGNDVPRDDQTIGEIVVRGNQVMDRYWNKPEETEAAFNDRVEGYYHMGDLATVDENGMVAIQDRKKDIIISGGENISSLELEDTLFDHPDVSDVAIIPSPSDEWGETPKAFVVPETGDPENPGVTEEELQEFTSERLARYKIVRRFEFVAELPTTATGKVQKYELREQEWDDEDRMVGQG is encoded by the coding sequence ATGCAGAAACCCCTCGTAGTAACAGAGTTTCTGGACCGGGCACGGAAGTACTACGGCGACCAGGAGGCAGTGGTCGCGACGACCGGTGAACGGTACTCCTACGACGAACTGGCCGAGCGCGCGGACCGCTTCTCTGCCGCCCTGCAGGAGAAGGGCATCGGCAAGGGCGACCGCGTGGCGGTGCTGGACCCCAACACGCACTACCACCTCGAAGCCGCCTACGGCGCGATGCAGATCGGTGCCGTCCACACGCCGCTGAACTACCGGCTCATCCCCGAGGACTACGAGTACATCCTCAGCGACGCCGGCGTGGACGTCATCGTCGCCGACTACGACTTCGCGGAGAAGGTGGAGGCAATCCGCGACGAGGTGCCCACGGAGACGTTCATCACGAACGACGCCGACGCCGTCGATGGCGACTGGGAGTCCTTCGACGATCTGCTGGCCGAGGCTGGGACCGACTACGAGCGCCCCGAGATGGCCGAGGACGAGATAATCACCATCAACTACACCTCCGGCACGACGGGCGACCCGAAGGGCGTCTGTCGCACCCACCGCACCGAGACGCTGCACGCCTACCTCGTGACGATGTACCACGAGATTACCGACGACGACGTGTACCTCTGGACGCTCCCGATGTTCCACGTCAACGGCTGGGGACACATCTACGCCGTCACGGGGGCCGGCGCGAAGCACATCTGTACGCGTGGCATCGACGCCGGCGAAATCGTCGACACCATCACCAGCGAAGACGTCTCCTTCCTCTGTGCGGCCCCGACGGTCCTGAACCAGCTCATCGACTACTACAACGAGAACGACGAACCGCCGATGACCGGCGACAACGACGTGCGCGTGACGACGGCGGGCAGCGCCCCGCCCGAGGCCACCATCCGCGACGTCGAGGACGACTTCGGCTGGTACCTCAAGCACCTCTACGGCGCGACCGAAACCGGCCCGCTCATCACCATCTCCGACGCCAAGCGCCGCATCAACGAGGAGACCCGCTTCGACATCAAGAAACGGCAGGGGATGGGCGTCCACGGCACCGACGTCCGCGTGGTCGACGAGGACGGCAACGACGTCCCGCGGGACGACCAGACAATCGGCGAAATCGTCGTCCGCGGCAACCAGGTGATGGACCGCTACTGGAACAAGCCCGAGGAGACCGAGGCGGCGTTCAACGACCGCGTCGAGGGCTACTACCACATGGGCGACCTCGCCACCGTCGACGAGAACGGGATGGTAGCCATCCAGGACCGCAAGAAGGACATCATCATCTCCGGCGGGGAGAACATCTCCAGCCTCGAACTGGAGGACACGCTCTTCGACCACCCCGACGTCTCCGACGTCGCCATCATTCCCTCGCCCAGTGACGAGTGGGGCGAGACACCGAAGGCCTTCGTCGTGCCGGAGACCGGCGACCCCGAGAACCCCGGTGTGACCGAGGAGGAACTCCAGGAGTTCACCTCGGAACGGCTCGCCCGCTACAAGATCGTCCGCCGGTTCGAGTTCGTCGCGGAACTCCCGACGACGGCCACCGGCAAGGTCCAGAAGTACGAACTCCGCGAGCAGGAGTGGGACGACGAGGACCGGATGGTCGGCCAGGGATAA
- a CDS encoding cytochrome c oxidase subunit I, producing MAGEQLLLTALMGILLIGVVVLLTRIEDWRSYTPLAGGGVYGGETGVAHEEKPSGLIRWFTTVDHKDIGMLYGLYAIIAFVVGGLMAVGIRLQLITPEGAVFGNNFYNAILTSHGITMLFLFGTPIIAAFANYFVPLLIGADDMAFPRINAIAFWLLPPGALLIWGGFFLEPVTAGAIEAAQTSWTMYTPLSVEQVNPGVDLMLLGLHLTGVSATMGAINFIATIFTERGDDVSWANLDIFSWTILTQSGLILFAFPLLGSALVMLLMDRNLGTLFFAVEGGGPILWQHLFWFFGHPEVYILVLPPMGIVSLVLPKFAGRKLFGFKFVVYSTLAIGVLSFGVWAHHMFSTGMDPRLQASFMAVSLAIAVPSAVKTFNWITTMWNGRLRLTTPMLFCIGFVSNFIIGGITGVFLATVPVDLILHDTYYVVGHFHYIVMGAIGFAAFAGLYYWFPIFTGKMYQKKLGKAHFWLSMVGTNVTFFAMLALGYLGMPRRYATYQFDAAIASLDLVTLMHQAASVGAIILLIGQIIFVWNFVQSWLEGPEVNESDPWDLAETGQKTKEFDWYGDKISTALTDGGEEDEVATDGGEPVAEDAAAAADEDAQDN from the coding sequence ATGGCAGGAGAACAGCTTCTACTGACGGCGCTTATGGGGATTCTGCTGATAGGCGTCGTCGTCCTACTGACACGCATCGAGGACTGGCGGTCGTACACGCCACTCGCCGGCGGTGGCGTCTACGGCGGCGAGACCGGAGTCGCACACGAGGAGAAGCCGTCGGGACTGATTCGGTGGTTCACGACTGTCGACCACAAGGACATCGGCATGCTCTACGGGCTGTACGCCATCATCGCCTTCGTCGTCGGCGGCCTGATGGCGGTCGGCATCCGCCTCCAGCTCATCACGCCCGAAGGGGCCGTCTTCGGCAACAACTTCTACAACGCGATTCTGACGAGTCACGGCATCACGATGCTGTTTCTCTTCGGAACGCCCATCATCGCCGCCTTCGCGAACTACTTCGTCCCGCTGCTCATCGGCGCGGACGACATGGCCTTCCCCCGCATCAACGCCATCGCCTTCTGGCTGCTGCCACCCGGTGCACTACTCATCTGGGGCGGCTTCTTCCTCGAACCGGTGACGGCCGGCGCGATAGAGGCGGCACAGACCTCCTGGACGATGTACACGCCGCTTTCGGTCGAGCAGGTCAACCCCGGCGTCGACCTGATGCTGCTCGGGTTACACCTGACAGGCGTCTCAGCGACGATGGGTGCGATCAACTTCATCGCGACCATCTTCACCGAGCGCGGTGACGACGTCTCCTGGGCCAATCTGGACATCTTCTCGTGGACCATCCTCACCCAGTCCGGCCTCATCCTATTCGCGTTCCCGCTGCTGGGCAGCGCGCTCGTCATGCTGCTGATGGACCGGAACCTCGGCACGCTGTTCTTCGCGGTGGAGGGCGGCGGCCCGATACTGTGGCAACACCTGTTCTGGTTCTTCGGCCACCCCGAGGTGTACATCCTCGTGTTACCCCCGATGGGTATCGTGAGTCTCGTGCTCCCCAAGTTCGCCGGCCGGAAGCTGTTCGGCTTCAAGTTCGTCGTCTACTCGACGCTCGCCATCGGCGTCCTCTCCTTCGGCGTCTGGGCCCACCACATGTTCTCGACCGGGATGGACCCGCGCCTCCAGGCGAGTTTCATGGCGGTCTCGCTGGCAATCGCAGTGCCCAGTGCCGTCAAGACGTTCAACTGGATTACGACGATGTGGAACGGGCGCCTGCGGCTGACGACGCCGATGCTGTTCTGTATCGGCTTCGTCTCGAACTTCATCATCGGCGGCATCACCGGCGTCTTCCTCGCCACCGTCCCCGTCGACCTCATCCTCCACGACACCTACTACGTGGTCGGTCACTTCCACTACATCGTCATGGGGGCTATCGGCTTCGCCGCCTTCGCCGGCCTGTACTACTGGTTCCCCATCTTCACCGGGAAGATGTACCAGAAGAAACTCGGGAAGGCACACTTCTGGCTGTCGATGGTCGGCACCAACGTGACCTTCTTCGCCATGCTGGCGCTGGGCTACCTGGGCATGCCGCGGCGGTACGCGACCTACCAGTTCGACGCCGCCATCGCGTCGCTGGACCTCGTGACGCTGATGCACCAGGCGGCCTCCGTGGGCGCGATCATCCTGCTCATCGGGCAGATCATCTTCGTCTGGAACTTCGTGCAGTCCTGGCTCGAAGGCCCCGAGGTCAACGAGAGCGACCCGTGGGACCTCGCGGAGACCGGCCAGAAGACCAAGGAGTTCGACTGGTACGGCGACAAGATTTCGACGGCCCTCACCGACGGCGGCGAAGAGGACGAAGTCGCCACCGACGGCGGCGAACCGGTCGCGGAGGACGCGGCCGCTGCGGCGGACGAGGACGCACAGGATAACTGA
- a CDS encoding CBS domain-containing protein, protein MADEGKPTVQDYMTRDVATVSPDDTVAEVSQRIAESDEHSGFPVCDGRHVEGFISARDLLLREDSEPIFKVMTTDLLVAHPEMALTDAARVILRSGIRRLPVVDDAGNLVGIISNADVIRSQIERATPSKVDKLMRTLENIHGVEAREERRDVKLAELTPTQGKVYADELEGRRYELERGLAEPLVVIDSEEAFLLADGHHRVKAASKLDIEEMDAYVIVIDEPVDLGMAKTAEKENLETIADIEAVDYAHHPLVETTKRLQEG, encoded by the coding sequence ATGGCAGACGAGGGGAAGCCGACCGTTCAGGACTACATGACCCGCGACGTCGCGACCGTGTCGCCGGACGACACAGTGGCGGAAGTGAGTCAGCGCATCGCCGAGAGCGACGAACACAGCGGTTTTCCGGTCTGTGACGGCCGCCACGTGGAGGGGTTCATCAGCGCGCGCGACCTCCTGCTGAGAGAGGACAGCGAACCGATATTCAAGGTGATGACGACGGACCTGCTGGTCGCGCACCCGGAGATGGCGCTGACAGACGCCGCGCGCGTCATCCTCCGGTCGGGCATCAGACGCCTGCCGGTTGTCGACGACGCCGGCAATCTCGTCGGCATCATCTCCAACGCCGATGTCATCCGCAGCCAGATAGAGCGCGCGACCCCCAGCAAGGTCGACAAGCTGATGCGGACGCTGGAGAACATCCACGGCGTCGAGGCCCGCGAGGAACGCCGCGACGTCAAACTGGCGGAACTGACGCCGACACAGGGGAAGGTCTACGCCGACGAACTGGAGGGCCGGCGGTACGAACTCGAACGCGGCCTTGCAGAGCCGCTGGTCGTCATCGACAGCGAGGAGGCCTTCCTGCTGGCCGACGGCCACCACCGCGTGAAGGCCGCCAGCAAACTCGATATCGAGGAGATGGACGCCTACGTCATCGTCATCGACGAACCGGTCGACCTCGGGATGGCGAAGACCGCGGAGAAGGAGAACCTCGAAACGATAGCCGACATCGAGGCGGTCGACTACGCCCACCACCCGCTCGTCGAGACGACGAAGCGACTGCAGGAAGGGTGA
- a CDS encoding DUF7520 family protein, with protein sequence MHATEKWEGPQFVVVLYSLLVLLTGVFGYVIGLIRPADIDPKLFMLVEMPPTPFGMALYGMVTVGTILGVLLLAVRYVASEYDTAGE encoded by the coding sequence ATGCACGCCACAGAGAAGTGGGAGGGCCCGCAGTTCGTCGTCGTGCTCTACAGTCTGCTGGTCCTGTTGACCGGCGTCTTCGGCTACGTCATCGGGCTCATCCGCCCGGCCGACATCGACCCGAAGCTGTTCATGCTCGTCGAGATGCCGCCGACGCCGTTCGGGATGGCCCTCTACGGGATGGTGACGGTCGGGACGATTCTCGGTGTCCTGCTGCTGGCGGTCCGGTACGTCGCCAGCGAGTACGACACCGCAGGAGAGTAG
- a CDS encoding DUF7541 family protein codes for MSDEVGDDVGEVSPGLSEQYRKASPWPMLVAFGFVISEIGVVLGIFPITVGGLLLFGGTVAGILKESAYVSRTWLSLGVIAAILAVLGGLAVGLNIEPSALSVEALLDPARPFVYRGTSILAASVVMLGVAATLWLLGEDLA; via the coding sequence ATGAGTGACGAGGTGGGCGACGACGTCGGCGAGGTGAGTCCCGGCCTCAGCGAGCAGTACCGGAAGGCGAGCCCGTGGCCGATGCTGGTCGCGTTCGGCTTCGTCATCTCGGAGATCGGCGTCGTCCTCGGCATCTTCCCGATAACTGTCGGCGGGCTCCTGCTGTTCGGGGGCACGGTCGCCGGCATCCTGAAGGAGTCGGCGTACGTCTCCCGGACCTGGCTCTCCCTCGGTGTCATCGCCGCGATACTCGCCGTCCTGGGGGGACTCGCCGTCGGGCTGAACATCGAACCCTCCGCACTCTCGGTGGAAGCGTTGCTTGACCCCGCCCGGCCGTTCGTCTACCGGGGCACGTCGATTCTCGCCGCCTCGGTAGTCATGCTGGGCGTCGCCGCGACGCTGTGGCTGCTGGGCGAGGACCTGGCCTGA